In Acidimicrobiales bacterium, the sequence ATGGTGGCCGGCGTCGGGGAGATCGACGGGCGGCGCGTGGCCGTGTGCGCCTACGACTTCACCGTGCTGGCCGGTTCGATGGGCGCGGTGGGCGAGCACAAGACCGCCCGCATGCGCGAGCTGGCGCTGCGCCAACGCATCCCCATCGTGTGGCTGCTCGACTCGGCGGGCGCCCGCGTCAGCCAGACAACCGGCTCGACCTTCGCCGCCGCAGGCGCCCTGTTCCGCGAGCAGGTGATCCTCAGCGGGGTGGTGCCGCAGGTGGCCGCCATGCTCGGGCACTGCGCGGCGGGCACCGCCTACATCCCGGCGTTGGCCGACTTCATCCCCATGGTGAAGGGCACCTCGTCGATGGCGTTGGCAGGCCGCCACCTGGTCAAGGCCGCCACCAATGAGGACGTGACCGAAGAGGACATGGGCGGCTCGGCCGTGCACACAAAGGTCAGCGGCGTGGCCGACATGGAAGTGGCCGACGACGCCGACTGCCTGCGGGTGGTGCGCCAGTACCTGTCGTTCTTCCCGTCGAACAACACCACGCCGCTGCCGGAGAAGGAGACGTCCGACCCCGTCGACCGGCGCTGCGAGGAGCTCTACGACATCGTGCCCACCGCGCCGCGGCGGGCCTACGACATGTACCGGGTCATCGAGACCGTCGTCGACGACGGCGAGTTCTTCCCCATGAAGGCGGAGTGGGCCAAGAACGTGATCACCGGCTTCGCCCGCTTCGGGGGCCGTCCCGTCGGCATCGTGGCCTCGCAGCCCAAGGTGCTGGGCGGCACCCTCGACGTGAACTCGGCCGACAAGGCGGCCCGGTTCGTGTGGCTGTGCGACGCCTTCGGCATCCCGCTGGTGTTCCTGCAGGACGTGCCCGGGTTCATGGTGGGCACCGCGGTGGAGAAGCAGGGCATCATCCGCCACGGCGCCAAGATGCTCTACGCCATCTCCGAGGCCACCGTGCCCAAGGTGACGGTGGTGCTGCGCAAGGCGTATGGGGCGGGCTACTTCGTCATGAACGGGACGGCCTACGAAGCCGACTACATCGTGGCCTGGCCCACCGCCGAGATCGCCGTGATGGGGCCCGACGGCATGGTGAACATCATCATGCGCAAGCAGCTCGAAGCCATCCCCGAGGGCAAGGAACGCAACGACGCCCGCATCAAGATGGCCGAGGAGCTGCGCAAGAACATCGACCCCTACATCGCCGCGGGCCATGCCCAGATCGACGACATCATCGACCCGGCCGAGACCCGCCACGCCATCTGGCGGGGGCTGCAGGTGTCGCAGTCGAAGGTGGTGCAGCGCCCCTGGCGCAAGCACGGCGTCCTCCCCGTCTGACGTGGCCCGTCCCGAGTACATGGCGTAGGGAATCCCTACGCCATGTACTCGGGAAATGGCCCGGTTGGGCCATGGCGTGTCAACGCTGTCGGTCCGTACCGTCGTGCCCATGCGACGAGGGGCGGGATTCGAGGCGTGGTTGCGGAACCGCGGCTTCCCGGACGACGTGTCCGAGGTGTGGGTGGGCCATGCCGTGTGGGCGACCGGCTACGCCGCCGGGCGCTGGGGCAAGCCGCTGTTCGAGGCGACCACGGCGGAACTGCAGCAGTTGGCCGACAGCGGCCACGCCGACTGGCAGGAGGTCGGCCCCGCCGTCACCGCCTGGTTCGAGTGGCTGGGCGACGACAAGAGCGGGGCGGTGAACCCGGCGAAGTACGTGCGGAGTGCGTCAGGCCGGCCGCGACTGCGCCTGGTCGACAGCACCAGCTAGGCGCTGGGCCGCCTCGCGCAGGGCGGCCCGCTCGCGGCGGTCGTGGGCCAGCGCCTCCAACGCCGCCAGCCGGTGGCTCCATTCGCCCAGGCCGATGCCGGTCTCCAGGTCACGCTCGAACAGCCGCAGTTGCAGTTCGACCTCGGTGTAGCGGTACGCCACCACCGGCAGCCGCTCGGCCTTGGCCCGGGGGTACGACGTGTCGGCCACCAGCTCGTGGGGCTCCAGCTTGAACACCCCCGCCAGCAGGGTCACGGTGCGCTCGCCGGGGTCGCTGACGCCCGACTCCAGGTGCGAGACGGCCACCCGGGAGATGCCCAGGCGGTCGGCCAGGTCCTGCTGGGTCCAGCCCAAGTCGTTGCGCAGCCGGGCGATGCGGCGGCCGAGGTGCTCGGTCATCGTGCCAACTGGCTTAGCAGACTCATACGGTTGAACCGTTATACAACTGGGCCATGGCACCCCGTCGCGCCCTCATCACCGGCATCACCGGCCAGGACGGTTCGTACCTGGCCGAGTTCCTCCTCGACCAGGGCTACGAGGTCGTGGGCATGGTGCGGCGGTCGAGCACGGTGAACTTCGAGCGCATCGCCCACATCCAGGACAAGGTGACGCTGGCCTCGGGCGACCTGCTCGACGAGGTGTCGATGATCAACATCCTGCGCGACCACCGGCCCGCTGAGGTCTACAACCTGGCCGCCCAGTCGTTCGTGCAGACGTCGTGGGGCCAGCCGGTGCTGACGGGGGAGACCACGGCGCTGGCCGTCACCCGCATGCTCGACGCCATCCGCATCGTCGACCCCGACATCCGCTTCTACCAGGCGTCGTCGTCGGAGATGTTCGGCAAGGTCGTCGAGGTGCCGCAACGGGAGACCACGCCGTTCTACCCCCGCTCGCCCTACGGCGTGGCCAAGGTGTACGGCCACTGGATCACCGTCAACTACCGCGAGTCCTACGGCCTGCACGCATCGAGCGGGATGCTGTTCAACCACGAGTCCCCCCGCCGGGGCCTGGAGTTCGTGACCCGCAAGATCACCCACGGCGTGGCCCGCATCAAGCACGGGCTCGACACCGAGCTCCGCCTCGGCAACCTCGATGCCCAGCGCGACTGGGGCTTCGCGGGCGACTACGTGCGGGCCATGTGGCTGATGCTCCAGCAGGACCAGCCCGACGACTTCGTCATCGCCATGGGCGAGACGCACTCGGTGCGGGAGTTCTGTGAGCTGGCCTTCGCACACGTGGGCCTCGACTACCAGGACTACGTGGTGCTCGACGAGCGCTTCATGCGGCCCGCCGAGGTGGAGCTGCTGATCGGCGACCCGGCTAAGGCCCAGACCGTCTTGGGGTGGAAGCCCGAGGTGTCGTTCGCCGAACTGGTACGGATGATGGTCGACAACGACCTCGACCTGGTGAAGCGCCTCAGCGCCTGATCCCGCTCCGGTCGCCGTTGCGCTGCATCAGGTAGACGATCAGGGCGGCGGCAGCCACGGCGAAGATGAGGTGCGGGCCGTCGTCGCCGAACAGCAGCCTGCCGATGAGCCCGCCGACGAGTGCGCCGCCGATGCCGACGAGGATCGTCACAGGGATGCTCATGGGGTTGCGGCCGGGGATGGCGAGGCGGCCGAGGGCGCCGACGACGAGGCCGGTGATGATGAGGGACAGAATGAAACCCATGGGGGGTACTGTGCCCGTCCGCCCGGACGGCGAACCAGGAGGGGACTCGTGACCGAAGTGAAGGCCGAGATCACGGCCAACGTGTGGCAGGTGCCGGCCGAGGTCGGCCAAGAGGTGGCCGAGGGCGACACGCTCGCCATTCTGGAGTCGATGAAGATGGAGATCCCGGTCGAGGCGCCGGTCGGCGGGGTGGTGCGCGAGGTGCGGGTGAAGCCCGACGACCAAGTGCAGGAGGGCGACGTCATCGCCGTGATCGAGTGATCGCCGCCGAGTCCCGCGGGGTGGTGGGGCAGGTCACCATCGACCGTCCCGACCGGCGCAACGCCTTGGACGTGTCGCACTGCGAGGACCTGCTCGATGCCGTCTCGTCGCTGGCGTCGTCGTGCCGGGTGGTGGTGCTGACCGGCGCAGGCGGGCACTTCTGCGCGGGCGCCGACCTGTCGACGGTGGAAGACGAGCGGTTCACCGCCGCCCTGCGGGCGTTGCTCGACGCGCTGGTGGCCGTGCCGGTCCCGGTGATCGCCGCCGTCGAGGGGGCGGCGTTGGGGGCGGGCACGCAGTTGGCGGTGGCGTGCGACCTGCGGGTGGCGGTGCCGACTGCTCGTTTCGGCATCCCCGCCGCCAAACTGGGCTTGATGGTCGACCACTGGACGGTGCAGCGGCTGGCGCTGCTGGCGGGGCACGGGCCGGCGCGGCAGATGCTGCTGACGGCCGAGGAGCTCGACGGCGACGCCGCGTTCCGCTTGGGGTTGGTGCAGCGGCTGGGGTCGTGCGACGACGCCCTGGAGTGGGCCGAGCGCATCGCCTCGTTGGCGCCGCTGACCATCGCCGGGCACAAGCTGGCGCTGAACCGGCTGGAGCCTGCGCTCGACGATGCCGACGTGGCCGCCGCTCGGGTGCGGGCGTGGTCGAGCGACGACTTGGCCGAGGGCATGGCGGCGTTCCGGGAGCGGCGGGCGCCCCGGTTCGAGGGGCGCTGAGCGGCCGTCGTGCTGCTGGGCCTCTCCACCGGGCCCACCGGTTGGGTCGTTGCCTTCGCGGCGGGCATGGTGTCGTTCCTGTCGCCGTGCGTGCTGCCGATGGTGCCGGGCTACCTGTCGTTGATGTCGGGCGTGTCGGTCACCGAGGTGGTGGCGGGGTCGTCGTCGGACGTGCGGCGGCTGGTGCGCTCGACGCTGTTGTTCGTGGCCGGCTTTACGGTGGTGTTCACCGCGCTGGGCGCCACTGCGTCCGCGGTAGGCAGCGCGTTGCTGGAGCACCAGCGCACGTTGAACGCAGTGGCCGGCGTGGTCGTCATCGTCATGGGCTTGTTCCTGGCCGGGATGGTGTCGCCTCGGTTGCTCCAGCAGGAGCGGCGCTTCCACGTGGTGCCGTCGAAGCTCGGCGTGTTCGCCGCACCGGTCATGGGCATGGCGTTCGCCTTCGGGTGGACGCCGTGCATCGGCGCCGTGCTCGCCCCGATCCTCACCTACGCGGCGGCCGACGGGACGGTGACCTCCGGTGTGGTGCTGCTGGTGTTCTACTCACTGGGGCTCGGCGTGCCGTTCGTGCTCAGCGGCGTGGCCTTCGGCCGGCTGGCCGGTGCCTTCGGATGGGTCAAGCGTCACTT encodes:
- a CDS encoding biotin/lipoyl-binding carrier protein encodes the protein MTEVKAEITANVWQVPAEVGQEVAEGDTLAILESMKMEIPVEAPVGGVVREVRVKPDDQVQEGDVIAVIE
- a CDS encoding helix-turn-helix transcriptional regulator, with protein sequence MTEHLGRRIARLRNDLGWTQQDLADRLGISRVAVSHLESGVSDPGERTVTLLAGVFKLEPHELVADTSYPRAKAERLPVVAYRYTEVELQLRLFERDLETGIGLGEWSHRLAALEALAHDRRERAALREAAQRLAGAVDQAQSRPA
- a CDS encoding enoyl-CoA hydratase — translated: MIAAESRGVVGQVTIDRPDRRNALDVSHCEDLLDAVSSLASSCRVVVLTGAGGHFCAGADLSTVEDERFTAALRALLDALVAVPVPVIAAVEGAALGAGTQLAVACDLRVAVPTARFGIPAAKLGLMVDHWTVQRLALLAGHGPARQMLLTAEELDGDAAFRLGLVQRLGSCDDALEWAERIASLAPLTIAGHKLALNRLEPALDDADVAAARVRAWSSDDLAEGMAAFRERRAPRFEGR
- the gmd gene encoding GDP-mannose 4,6-dehydratase; translated protein: MAPRRALITGITGQDGSYLAEFLLDQGYEVVGMVRRSSTVNFERIAHIQDKVTLASGDLLDEVSMINILRDHRPAEVYNLAAQSFVQTSWGQPVLTGETTALAVTRMLDAIRIVDPDIRFYQASSSEMFGKVVEVPQRETTPFYPRSPYGVAKVYGHWITVNYRESYGLHASSGMLFNHESPRRGLEFVTRKITHGVARIKHGLDTELRLGNLDAQRDWGFAGDYVRAMWLMLQQDQPDDFVIAMGETHSVREFCELAFAHVGLDYQDYVVLDERFMRPAEVELLIGDPAKAQTVLGWKPEVSFAELVRMMVDNDLDLVKRLSA
- a CDS encoding cytochrome c biogenesis protein CcdA, whose protein sequence is MLLGLSTGPTGWVVAFAAGMVSFLSPCVLPMVPGYLSLMSGVSVTEVVAGSSSDVRRLVRSTLLFVAGFTVVFTALGATASAVGSALLEHQRTLNAVAGVVVIVMGLFLAGMVSPRLLQQERRFHVVPSKLGVFAAPVMGMAFAFGWTPCIGAVLAPILTYAAADGTVTSGVVLLVFYSLGLGVPFVLSGVAFGRLAGAFGWVKRHFRVINVVSGLLLAGFGLLLLTNQVGQVSGMVLDAMDRLGLDFLTTS
- a CDS encoding acyl-CoA carboxylase subunit beta; this encodes MTDPAELHDWKPLVDDLQSRREKAYAMGGPENVERQRSLGKWPVRERVEALLDPGTFVEYGLLADSMDRVLREQKGYLAADGMVAGVGEIDGRRVAVCAYDFTVLAGSMGAVGEHKTARMRELALRQRIPIVWLLDSAGARVSQTTGSTFAAAGALFREQVILSGVVPQVAAMLGHCAAGTAYIPALADFIPMVKGTSSMALAGRHLVKAATNEDVTEEDMGGSAVHTKVSGVADMEVADDADCLRVVRQYLSFFPSNNTTPLPEKETSDPVDRRCEELYDIVPTAPRRAYDMYRVIETVVDDGEFFPMKAEWAKNVITGFARFGGRPVGIVASQPKVLGGTLDVNSADKAARFVWLCDAFGIPLVFLQDVPGFMVGTAVEKQGIIRHGAKMLYAISEATVPKVTVVLRKAYGAGYFVMNGTAYEADYIVAWPTAEIAVMGPDGMVNIIMRKQLEAIPEGKERNDARIKMAEELRKNIDPYIAAGHAQIDDIIDPAETRHAIWRGLQVSQSKVVQRPWRKHGVLPV